The genomic interval CATATTTTCGCTTCATTTCGCGTTCCGAAGAACACTCCTTTCTCAGTTTATTCGTCTTAAACGTTAATAGCATTGTTTTTCCCAAATGTCAACAAATAATTAACATGTCGTGTTAATTTAAATAATTCCTTAGCTTTTGAAAAAGACCCCATACCTTGATGGATCACAATCACCCTATCATTCTGCCCAGAGGTCTCAAAATCGATCACTGAATTTTTCTTTTCCTTTGAAGCTGACCAATAATAAATAAGATTGAAAAAGTGCACTTCTCTCCGTTCTCTTTTGATAAAATATACTCTTTTAGGAAATTCGAATCAATACTGGTCAAAATCATAAAAAGTATTCAGCGGGCATAGCAATACAGGCAGCCGTGGCGACAGGTGCCGTAGCTGCCGATGTCGACGCTCTCCTGGCAGAGGCACAATTTCCTTTGGTTCGGGTCCTTGCGATAGGCCAGGTTCAGGCCGAAAAGTTCATTTAGCAATTTTTCGTCGATGCATTTGCCGGGATCAACGCCGGCTGCCGAAGCTTCTTCGGCGCAGCTCTGGATCTCCAGCTGGAACTCCCCGGCTACCGCGGCAAAATGCGCGAGCAACTGGGTCCGCTGTCCCGCGCTGCCGGCGGCATTTTCGCCGTCGATGCCGTATTTTTTCAGCCGCTGGAGCGCCTTGCGATAGGGATCGAAGAAACTGACGATGACGCGGAAGGCGAACGGCGCCAGCATCCCGGCCAGCTTCAGGAAATTTACCCGGTGAAAATCCCAGGCGGTCGCGGTGCTGAAGAGGACCGGGTCGTAGCGCCAGATGATCCGCTGGCGGCCGATGCGGGCCGCCAACGCTTCAAAAAAAGAACGCGCCGCTTCCAGCCCGGGGGTAGCGGGCTCCAGGGAGCGGGGGTAAGCGGTGAGCGTGATCAGGAAATAGTAGGGATACCCACGGCCGTCGATCTCATCCAGGTGCACCATGAGCGGCCGAACGTCGCGGCTCCAGAAGACGAGCGCAGCGACGGCGTCGCGGCGCAAATCGACTACCCTGCTTTGTTTCGGGCGGAAGGGATTGGCCACGACCGCCTCGCCGCGGCGCAGGCAATCCATGAACCACGGGCTGTGAAAAGCGGGGACATCGCCGCGCCTGGAAACGCTGACGATCATCGGACTTTCCATGGGACAACCCGCGCCGTCGGAAGCATCAGAGGCCGCGGCCTTTCAGCTCCAGCAGTTCGGCATTCTGGGGAAATTTGCCCAGAGCCGCGGCCAGGGTTTTCCTGGCTTTTTCCCCTTTTTTCCAGGCCTGGTATATCTTGATCTGCAGCAGAAAATTGTCCGCGCTGTCCTTCAGGAACAGTGCGCTCTGGGCGTAGATCTCGCCTTGCGGATAATTCTGCTTCTGCAGGTAAAGCAGGGCCAGCAAATGGTGATTCTCGGGCGAGAACGGGTTGACCTCCATGGCCTCCTCCGCCTTCTGCAGCGCGCCGCTGAAATCATTTTCCAGGAAAAGATTTCGCGCTTCGATGTAGAACGGATTGCCGTCGGCCTGGTCCCCGGACGATGAATTGAGCTGGAAGGGATTTTTAAGCAGCGGCTGCAGCGGCGCCGACTCCTCGCTCAAGGACGGCAGGGGAACGAAATTGCTGAAGGCCTGGGTCAGCAATTCCCGGTTCTCGCTGGCATTCAGGAAAACGGCAAACTGCTTCAGCAGCCGTTCGTCGTCCGGAAAAAGCTGGAGAGCGCGGTTCAATTCCTCGGCGGCCCTGGCGCCCTGGCCCATGGCCTGAAGCAGGCGGACCAGGTTGCCGAAAATTTCCG from Candidatus Aminicenantes bacterium carries:
- a CDS encoding DUF1848 domain-containing protein; translated protein: MIVSVSRRGDVPAFHSPWFMDCLRRGEAVVANPFRPKQSRVVDLRRDAVAALVFWSRDVRPLMVHLDEIDGRGYPYYFLITLTAYPRSLEPATPGLEAARSFFEALAARIGRQRIIWRYDPVLFSTATAWDFHRVNFLKLAGMLAPFAFRVIVSFFDPYRKALQRLKKYGIDGENAAGSAGQRTQLLAHFAAVAGEFQLEIQSCAEEASAAGVDPGKCIDEKLLNELFGLNLAYRKDPNQRKLCLCQESVDIGSYGTCRHGCLYCYAR